Proteins found in one Sardina pilchardus chromosome 3, fSarPil1.1, whole genome shotgun sequence genomic segment:
- the arpc1b gene encoding actin-related protein 2/3 complex subunit 1B, which produces MAYHSFLLEPISCHAWNKDSSQIALCPNNHEVHIYKKAGNSWTKIHELKEHNGQVTGIDWAHESNRIVTCGTDRNAYVWTLKGDTWKPTLVILRINRAARCVKWSPKENKFAVGSGSRLISVCYFEQENDWWVCKHIKKPIRSTILCLDWHPNNVLLAAGSCDFKCRIFSAYIKEVEEKPAPTPWGSKMPFGEVMFESSGTAGWVHGVSFSSSGNRVAWASHDSTVAVAEGGKTAVITSLSSETLPLLCATFITENSIVAAGHDCYPVLFAYDAGKGAITFGGKLDVPKQSVQKGLSARERFQNLDKKGAETKEAALNSLHKNSISQISILEGGKAKCAKFCTTGMDGGMAIWDVKTIESAMKDLKIQ; this is translated from the exons ATGGCTTACCACAGCTTCCTGCTGGAACCAATCAGCTGTCATGCCTGGAACAAAGACTCAAGCC AGATTGCCTTGTGTCCAAACAACCACGAGGTTCATATCTACAAGAAGGCAGGCAACAGTTGGACCAAAATTCATGAACTGAAGGAGCACAATGGCCAAGTGACCG GGATCGACTGGGCCCACGAGAGCAACCGCATCGTGACCTGTGGCACTGACCGTAATGCCTACGTGTGGACCCTGAAGGGGGACACCTGGAAGCCAACCCTGGTCATCCTGAGGATCAATCGTGCTGCCCGCTGTGTGAAGTGGTCCCCCAAGGAGAACAAGTTTGCCGTGGGCAGTGGTTCCCGTCTCATCTCTGTGTGTTATTTCGAGCAGGAAAACGATTG gTGGGTGTGCAAGCACATCAAGAAGCCCATTCGTTCCACTATCCTGTGCTTGGACTGGCACCCCAACAATGTCCTGCTGGCAGCTGGGTCATGTGACTTCAAGTGCAG AATTTTCTCTGCTTACAtcaaggaggtggaggagaagccTGCCCCCACTCCTTGGGGCTCAAAGATGCCCTTTGGGGAGGTGATGTTTGAGTCCAGTGGCACTGCTGGTTGGGTCCACGGAGTGAGCTTCTCCAGCAGTGGGAACCGGGTGGCCTGGGCCAGTCATGACAgcactgtggctgtggctgaagGGGGCAAGACTGCTGT GATCACCAGTCTGTCTTCTGAGACTCTGCCTCTACTATGTGCAACCTTCATCACAGAGAACAGCATTGTGGCAGCT GGCCACGACTGCTACCCTGTGCTGTTTGCGTATGATGCTGGAAAAGGGGCCATCACCTTTGGCGGGAAACTGGACGTGCCCAAGCAGAGCGTTCAGAAGGGCCTGAGTGCCAGGGAGCGTTTCCAGAACCTGGACAAGAAGGGCGCCGAGACCAAAGAGGCTGCACTGAACTCGCTGCACAAGAACAGCATCAG CCAAATCTCCATTCTGGAAGGTGGGAAAGCTAAGTGCGCCAAATTCTGCACTACTGGAATGGATGGCGGAATGGCCATATGGGATGTGAAG ACTATTGAATCTGCAATGAAGGACCTGAAGATCCAATAA
- the LOC134076361 gene encoding myosin-16-like — protein MPGGYKGECGDEVDPMPFLAPTEKEKLDAINKPYDIKKSCWVKDDKDAFVAAEIQSDEGDKVTVKTAKNATVSIKKDDIQQMNPPKFYQANDMANLTFLNEASVLENLRSRYVNMRIYTYSGLFCVTVNPYKWLPIYGAKVANLYKGKKRNEVPPHLFSISDNAYHDMLMEQENQSMLITGESGAGKTENTKKVIQYFANMGATGAKPGADSKGSLEDQIIQANPVLEAFGNAKTTRNNNSSRFGKFIRIHFGPTAKLAGADIESYLLEKSRVISQQAAERGYHIFYQLLSGKKPELLEALLLVKDPKQYVWVCQGVTVVDNMDDGEELMLTDVAFDVLGFTLEEKMGIYKLTGAIMHFGNMKFKQKPREEQADVDSTEVADKVAHLMGIQSGDLQKGITRPRVKVGNEFVTKGQNQDQCVYSIGALAKAIYDRMFKWMVLRINRTLDTKMQRQFFIGVLDIAGFEIFEHNSFEQLCINFTNEKLQQFFNHHMFVLEQEEYKKEGIDWVFIDFGLDLQACIELLEKPMGIFSILEEQCVFPKATDATFKAALYDNHAGKSSNFLKPKGGKKGPEAHFELVHYAGTVGYNIAGWLEKNKDPLNETVVGLFQKSSMPLLAILFKEEEAAAGVKKQQKKGSSFMTVSNFYREQLNKLMSTLRSTAPHFVRCIVPNEFKQSGVCDSFLILHQLACNGVLEGIRICRKGFPNRLQYPEFKQRYYILNPNVIPKGFVDNKKASELILSSIGLDDMEYRIGHTKVFFRAGVLAKLEDLRDERLAKIITMLQGRLRGTLMRVEFKKMLDRRIALIAIQRNVRKFLQLRYWGWWKLYTKVKPLLQVARQEDVMKAKEEELRVALEKTDEMLEKIKDLEGKLATLSQEKNDLAMALAAEQDNTSDSEERCAQLMKQKASMEEQIQDMKERLEEEESTVSQLSAQKRKVETELVDLKRDLEGLESTLAKSEKERHALDNKVRGLSGDLSQREDTIAKLNKERKALEELQQKTLDDLQTEEDRVNSLTKTNSKLTADVHELEDNWEQEKKIRAEVEKARRKAEGDLKMTIENLNEMERAKIDLEEVIKKRDFEINNMNAKLEDEQSLSTTLHRKLKEHQARIEELEEELEAERAIRAKVEKQRIDLSRDLEDLGDRLEEAGGATVAQIEQNRRREGELLKLRRELEEGSLQSEATASALRKKHSDSMAELGEHVENLQRVRIKLEKDKQVMKAEIDDLNASIEAVQKAKMNSDGHVRKLEDNLAEANARLANMEKNQAELSAFKIRLSAENSDLSRDLDESQSKLNQITRLRSTLINQVDELKRQLEEESKARSAAVVGLANARHDLDLLKEQLEEEQEGKSEMQRLISKLNADVTTWRTKYETDAIHKTEELEETKRKLAVRLQEAEESAEGAQARAASLEKVKQRLQGEVEDLTIDLEKSNAAAAALDKKQRTFDKMIAEWSQKCEELQLELDSSQKECRSYMTEVYKLKTAYEESLDHLETVKKDNKTLTDEIKDLVDQLGEGGKSVHELQKARKKLEVEKDELQMALEEAETALEVEEGKLVRVQLELAQVKADIDRRIHEKEEEFEITRKNHQRTVESLQASLEAEAKGRAEALRMRKKMETDLNEMEIQLDHANKNNSELVKTLKRLQQQIKEMQMQMDEDARHHEELREQYTLQERRLSLLQNEMEEIRSGLEASERSRKNMEQELIDVSERHNELHVQNQSLIIIKRKMESDMTRIMNENEELISEFRAADERAKKAITDASRMAEELRQEHDHAAHLEKIKKNNEITIKELLLKVEEAEQIAMKAGKRTIQKLEIRIREVEIELDGEQKRHVETVKVLRKNERRLKELVFQTEEDHKTNERMQELVEKLQNKLKCYKRQIEEAEEQANSSLSKYRKTVHELDDAEERAGNAEMALNKLRTRNRASVGKGFTSVEVVQVTKSSSKGSSEE, from the exons ATGCCAGGTGGATACAAAGGCGAGTGTGGGGATGAGGTGGACCCCATGCCATTCCTGGCTCCTACAGAAAAGGAGAAGCTGGACGCCATTAACAAGCCCTACGACATCAAGAAGTCTTGCTGGGTGAAGGACGACAAAGACGCTTTCGTTGCCGCCGAGATCCAGTCCGATGAGGGAGACAAAGTCACCGTCAAGACTGCGAAAAACGCT ACGGTCAGCATAAAGAAAGATGACATCCAGCAGATGAATCCACCCAAGTTCTATCAGGCAAACGACATGGCCAATCTGACCTTTCTGAACGAGGCCAGCGTGCTGGAGAATTTGCGCTCCCGATATGTGAACATGAGAATCTAT ACATACTCGGGCTTgttctgtgtgactgtgaacCCTTACAAGTGGCTCCCAATTTATGGAGCCAAGGTGGCCAACCTGTACAAGGGGAAGAAACGCAATGAAgttcctcctcatctcttctccatctctgacaATGCTTACCATGACATGTTGATGG AGCAAGAAAACCAGTCTATGCTGATCAC TGGAGAATCTGGTGCCGGCAAGACTGAAAACACCAAGAAGGTCATCCAGTACTTTGCAAATATGGGGGCCACCGGGGCCAAGCCAGGAGCAGACTCTAAG GGCTCCCTGGAGGATCAAATCATCCAGGCTAATCCAGTTCTTGAGGCTTTTGGGAATGCCAAAACCACCAGGAACAACAATTCCTCTCGATTT GGTAAATTCATCCGAATCCACTTTGGACCAACAGCAAAGCTGGCTGGTGCTGACATTGAGAGTT ATTTGTTGGAGAAGTCTCGTGTGATCTCCCAACAAGCTGCGGAACGTGGCTATCATATCTTCTACCAGCTTCTGTCAGGGAAGAAACCTGAACTGCTAG AGGCACTTCTGTTGGTCAAAGACCCAAAACAGTATGTGTGGGTCTGTCAAGGGGTCACTGTGGTAGACAACATGGATGACGGCGAAGAGCTTATGCTCACTGAT GTTGCCTTTGATGTTCTCGGCTTTACTCTTGAGGAAAAAATGGGCATCTATAAGCTGACAGGTGCCATAATGCATTTCGGCAACATGAAATTCAAGCAGAAGCCAAGGGAGGAGCAGGCTGACGTTGATTCCACCGAGg TGGCTGACAAAGTCGCCCACCTCATGGGGATCCAATCTGGCGACCTCCAGAAGGGCATCACCAGGCCACGAGTCAAAGTTGGGAATGAGTTTGTGACCAAAGGTCAAAACCAGGACCAATGTGTCTACTCCATCGGAGCACTGGCTAAAGCCATCTACGACAGAATGTTCAAGTGGATGGTGCTCCGAATCAACAGGACCCTGGACACCAAAATGCAGCGCCAGTTTTTCATTGGTGTGTTGGACATTGCAGGATTTGAGATCTTTGAG caCAACAGCTTTGAGCAGCTATGCATCAACTTCACCAATGAGAAACTGCAACAGTTTTTCAATCACCACATGTTCGTCCTGGAACAGGAAGAGTACAAGAAAGAGGGCATAGACTGGGTCTTCATTGATTTTGGCCTGGATCTGCAAGCTTGCATTGAGCTTCTAGAGAAG CCAATGGGAATCTTCTCCATTCTGGAGGAGCAGTGTGTATTCCCTAAAGCCACTGATGCCACATTTAAGGCTGCCCTGTATGACAATCATGCGGGCAAATCAAGCAACTTCCTCAAGCCAAAAGGGGGGAAGAAGGGTCCTGAGGCTCATTTCGAGCTGGTGCATTACGCTGGCACT GTGGGCTACAACATTGCAGGTTGGCTGGAGAAGAACAAGGACCCTCTGAATGAAACAGTGGTGGGTCTTTTCCAGAAGTCCTCCATGCCTCTGCTGGCCATTCTCTTCAAAGAAGAGGAAGCAGCAGCGGGAGTGAAGAAGCAACAGAAGAAGGGCTCCTCCTTCATGACTGTGTCCAACTTCTACAGA GAACAACTGAACAAGTTGATGAGCACACTGCGAAGCACTGCTCCCCATTTTGTCCGCTGCATCGTTCCCAACGAGTTCAAACAATCTG gtgtgtgtgatagctTCCTGATCTTGCACCAGCTGGCCTGCAACGGTGTCCTTGAGGGAATTCGTATTTGCAGAAAAGGCTTCCCGAACAGGCTCCAGTATCCTGAGTTCAAACAGAG ATACTACATCCTGAACCCCAACGTAATCCCAAAGGGATTTGTTGACAACAAAAAAGCATCGGAACTAATTCTATCCTCAATTGGTTTGGATGACATGGAGTACAGAATTGGACACACCAAG GTGTTCTTCCGTGCTGGAGTGCTGGCTAAGCTTGAGGACTTGCGTGATGAACGCCTGGCCAAGATCATCACTATGCTGCAGGGCCGTCTCAGGGGAACCCTCATGAGAGTTGAATTCAAGAAGATGCTTGACAGGAG AATTGCGCTCATTGCAATTCAGCGGAATGTGAGAAAGTTCCTCCAGCTACGATACTGGGGTTGGTGGAAACTGTATACAAAG gtgAAACCTTTGCTACAGGTGGCTCGTCAGGAGGATGTTATGAAGGCCAAAGAGGAAGAGCTGCGAGTTGCTCTTGAGAAGACAGACGAGATGCTGGAGAAGATCAAAGATCTTGAAGGGAAACTGGCCACTCTCTCCCAAGAGAAGAATGACCTGGCTATGGCACTGGCCGCT GAGCAAGATAACACCAGTGATTCAGAGGAACGCTGTGCTCAGCTGATGAAGCAGAAAGCTTCCATGGAGGAGCAGATCCAGGACATGAaagagaggctggaggaggaggagagcactgTCAGCCAACTGAGCGCTCAGAAGCGTAAGGTGGAGACAGAGCTCGTTGACCTCAAACGAGATCTGGAGGGCCTGGAATCCACTCTGGCCAagtcagagaaggagagacat GCTCTGGACAATAAAGTGCGAGGACTAAGTGGGGATCTTAGTCAGAGGGAGGACACCATTGCCAAGCTAAACAAGGAGAGGAAAGCTCTTGAAGAACTTCAGCAG AAAACTCTGGATGACCTTCAAACTGAGGAGGATAGAGTCAACAGCCTGACTAAAACCAATAGCAAGCTCACCGCCGATGTGCATGAG CTGGAAGACAACTGGGAACAGGAGAAGAAAATCCGCGCAGAGGTGGAGAAAGCCCGACGCAAAGCAGAGGGTGATCTCAAAATGACCATTGAGAACCTCAATGAAATGGAGCGGGCGAAGATTGATCTTGAGGAGGTTATCAAAAA GAGGGACTTTGAGATCAACAATATGAATGCTAAACTGGAAGATGAGCAGTCTCTCAGCACCACTTTACACCGGAAGCTCAAAGAGCACCAG GCTCGTATTGAGGAGCTTGAAGAGGAGCTTGAGGCTGAGCGGGCCATAAGAGCCAAG GTagagaaacagcgaatcgatCTGTCTCGAGATCTGGAGGATCTTGGGGACAGACTGGAGGAAGCTGGAGGAGCAACTGTTGCTCAG ATTGAGCAAAACAGGAGGCGTGAGGGTGAGCTTCTGAAACTGCGAAGGGAACTGGAGGAGGGTTCACTGCAGTCTGAAGCCACCGCTTCAGCTCTCCGCAAGAAACATTCGGATTCAATGGCTGAGCTGGGAGAGCACGTAGAGAATCTACAGAGGGTTCGCATCAAGCTGGAGAAGGACAAGCAGGTCATGAAGGCAGAGATTGATGATCTCAATGCCTCAATTGAGGCAGTCCAGAAAGCTAAG ATGAACTCTGATGGCCATGTCCGTAAATTGGAAGACAACCTAGCTGAAGCTAATGCAAGGCTAGCAAACATGGAGAAAAACCAGGCAGAGCTGAGTGCCTTCAAGATCCGTTTGTCAG CGGAGAACAGTGATCTGAGTCGTGATCTAGATGAGTCACAAAGTAAGCTCAACCAGATCACACGACTGAGGTCAACACTGATCAACCAAGTTGATGAGCTCAAGAGGCAACTGGAAGAAGAGTCAAAG GCTCGGAGTGCAGCTGTTGTGGGATTGGCCAACGCTCGTCATGACTTGGACCTGCTCAAAGAGCAGcttgaggaagagcaggagggcAAATCCGAGATGCAGCGTCTCATTTCTAAGCTCAATGCTGATGTCACCACTTGGAGGACCAAGTATGAAACTGATGCCATTCATAAAACAGAGGAGCTAGAAGAAACAAA ACGCAAGCTGGCCGTCCGTCTGCAGGAGGCTGAGGAGTCTGCGGAGGGAGCCCAGGCCCGAGCTGCCAGTCTGGAGAAGGTCAAGCAGAGGCtgcagggagaggtggaggatcTCACCATCGACCTGGAGAAG TCcaatgctgctgcagctgcacttGACAAGAAGCAGCGCACCTTTGACAAGATGATAGCTGAGTGGAGCCAGAAGTGCGAGGAGCTTCAGCTGGAGCTGGACTCATCCCAGAAGGAGTGTCGCTCCTACATGACTGAGGTGTACAAGCTCAAGACTGCCTACGAGGAGTCCCTTGATCATCTGGAGACTGTGAAGAAGGACAACAAGACCCTCACAG ACGAGATCAAAGATCTTGTGGACCAGCTTGGTGAAGGTGGGAAGAGTGTCCATGAGCTGCAGAAGGCCAGAAAGAAACTTGAGGTTGAGAAGGACGAACTGCAGATGGCCCTGGAGGAGGCAGAAACCGCTCTGGAG gTTGAAGAGGGGAAGCTGGTTCGTGTCCAGCTGGAACTGGCTCAGGTCAAAGCAGATATTGATCGCCGCATCcatgagaaggaggaagagttTGAAATTACAAG GAAGAACCACCAGCGTACTGTGGAATCCCTTCAAGCCAGCCTGGAGGCAGAGGCCAAAGGTCGTGCCGAGGCTCTGAGGATGAGAAAGAAAATGGAGACCGATCTCAACGAGATGGAGATCCAACTGGACCATGCCAATAAGAACAACAGTGAGCTGGTCAAAACCCTCAAGAGACTGCAGCAGCAAATCAAA gagatgcagatgcagatggATGAGGACGCCCGTCACCACGAGGAGCTGCGGGAGCAGTACACCCTGCAGGAGCGCCGCCTCAGCTTGCTCCAGAACGAGATGGAGGAGATCCGCAGCGGACTGGAGGCCTCCGAGCGTTCCCGCAAAAACATGGAGCAGGAGTTGATCGATGTTTCTGAGCGCCACAATGAGCTCCATGtccag AACCAAAGTCTGATTATCATAAAGCGCAAAATGGAATCTGACATGACTCGAATCATGAATGAAAACGAGGAACTGATCAGCGAATTCCGTGCAGCTGATGAGAGAGCCAAGAAAGCAATCACCGAT GCCTCTCGTATGGCCGAGGAACTCCGCCAagagcatgaccatgctgcaCATTTGGAAAAAATCAAGAAGAACAATGAGATCACCATCAAAGAACTGCTACTTAAGGTGGAGGAAGCAGAGCAGATTGCCATGAAGGCCGGAAAAAGGACTATCCAAAAATTGGAGATCAGG ATCCGAGAGGTGGAGATAGAGCTGGATGGCGAGCAGAAACGGCATGTTGAGACTGTGAAGGTCCTGCGTAAGAACGAGCGTCGTCTGAAGGAGCTGGTCTTCCAGACTGAGGAGGACCACAAGACCAATGAGCGCATGCAGGAGCTTGTGGAGAAACTCCAGAACAAGCTCAAGTGTTACAAGAGGCAGATAGAGGAGGCT GAGGAGCAAGCCAATTCCAGTCTGTCCAAATACAGGAAGACTGTGCATGAGCTTGATgatgcagaggagagagctggcAATGCGGAGATGGCCCTGAACAAGCTGCGCACCAGGAATCGTGCTTCAGTAGGAAAGGGCTTCACCTCTGTGGAGGTCGTTCAGGTCACCAAATCCTCCTCTAAAGGCTCTTCTGAAGAGTAG
- the arpc1a gene encoding actin-related protein 2/3 complex subunit 1A, translating to MSLHQFLLEPITCHAWNRDRTQIAISPNNHEVHIYKKSGNQWVKAHELKEHNGHITGIDWAPKSDRIVTCGADRNAYVWSQKDGVWKPTLVILRINRAATFVKWSPLENKFAVGSGARLISVCYFESENDWWVSKHIKKPIRSTVLSLDWHPNNVLLAAGSCDFKCRVFSAYIKEVDEKPAPTPWGSKMPFGQVMAEFGGMGSGGWVHSVSFSASGNRLAWVSHDSTVTVVDPTKSSTPSQLKTEFLALLSVIFISENNIVAAGHDCCPMLFSFDDGGALTFISKLDIPKQSIQRNISAMERFRNMDKRATTEDRNSTLETLHQNSITQVSIYEGDKRDCRKFCTTGIDGAMTIWDFKTLESSIQGLRIM from the exons ATGTCGCTTCATCAGTTTCTTTTGGAGCCCATCACATGTCATGCCTGGAATCGGGACAGAACCC aAATTGCCATCAGTCCGAACAATCACGAAGttcatatatataaaaagagtGGAAACCAATGGGTCAAAGCCCATGAATTAAAAGAGCACAATGGACACATCACAG GCATTGATTGGGCCCCTAAAAGTGACCGGATTGTGACCTGTGGAGCGGATCGCAATGCATACGTGTGGAGCCAGAAAGATGGCGTTTGGAAGCCCACTCTTGTCATTCTCAGGATCAACCGTGCTGCCACCTTTGTCAAGTGGTCTCCCCTGGAGAACAAATTTGCTGTCGGCAGTGGAGCTCGCCTCATATCTGTTTGCTATTTTGAGTCTGAAAATGACTG GTGGGTGAGTAAGCACATCAAGAAGCCTATCCGCTCCACTGTCCTCAGCCTAGACTGGCATCCAAACAATGTGCTTCTGGCAGCAGGATCATGTGACTTCAAGTGCAG GGTATTCTCTGCGTACATAAAGGAAGTAGATGAGAAACCTGCTCCAACACCATGGGGGTCCAAGATGCCTTTTGGGCAGGTGATGGCAGAGTTCGGTGGCATGGGCAGTGGAGGATGGGTCCACAGCGTAAGCTTCTCTGCCAGTGGAAACAGACTGGCCTGGGTGAGCCACGACAGCACTGTGACGGTGGTGGACCCAACCAAAAGCTCAAC ACCAAGCCAACTGAAGACAGAATTCCTTGCACTTCTGAGTGTGATATTCATTTCTGAGAACAACATTGTGGCAGCG gGCCACGACTGCTGCCCAATGCTGTTCAGTTTTGATGACGGCGGAGCCCTCACCTTTATTTCCAAGTTGGACATTCCAAAGCAGAGCATCCAGCGCAACATCTCTGCCATGGAGCGCTTCCGCAACATGGACAAGAGAGCCACCACAGAGGATCGCAACAGCACCCTGGAGACCCTGCACCAGAACAGCATCAC CCAAGTGTCTATATATGAAGGAGACAAAAGAGATTGTCGTAAATTCTGCACTACTGGAATCGATGGCGCGATGACCATATGGGATTTCAAG ACTCTGGAGTCATCCATCCAAGGACTGCGGATCATGTAA